The Kitasatospora sp. NBC_01287 genome contains a region encoding:
- a CDS encoding TetR/AcrR family transcriptional regulator encodes MNRERRDQLRDAAIEVLAEAGGRGLTHRAVDAVAGVPLGTAKNYFPTRDALLGAAAERCEEQYRAVAARLGAAGAGPGDREGLVAVLRGLLENVAGPGRPRMLAYLELRAEAGRRSWLSAILDPIAAADFAGFEWAQRAAGLPVTPRRAATVTLALHAAIPHLLDAGPATLAAAGLDDLDRFVRGLLDAVYPQGPGDAA; translated from the coding sequence GTGAATCGGGAACGCCGGGATCAGTTGCGCGACGCGGCCATCGAGGTACTGGCCGAGGCGGGCGGGCGTGGCTTGACGCACCGGGCCGTCGACGCGGTGGCCGGGGTGCCGCTGGGCACCGCGAAGAACTACTTCCCGACCCGGGATGCCCTGCTCGGTGCGGCGGCCGAGCGGTGTGAGGAGCAGTACCGCGCGGTCGCGGCGCGACTGGGTGCCGCCGGAGCGGGCCCCGGTGACCGCGAAGGCCTGGTCGCCGTGCTCCGGGGGCTGCTGGAGAACGTTGCCGGGCCGGGGCGTCCCCGCATGCTGGCCTACCTCGAACTGCGGGCCGAGGCGGGCCGCCGCAGCTGGCTGTCGGCCATCCTCGACCCGATCGCCGCCGCCGACTTCGCCGGTTTCGAATGGGCCCAGCGGGCCGCCGGCCTGCCCGTCACCCCGCGGCGGGCCGCCACCGTCACCCTCGCCCTGCACGCCGCCATCCCGCACCTGCTGGACGCCGGCCCCGCCACCTTGGCCGCCGCAGGCCTGGACGACCTGGACCGCTTCGTCCGCGGCCTGCTGGACGCGGTGTACCCGCAAGGCCCCGGCGACGCGGCCTGA
- a CDS encoding GNAT family N-acetyltransferase — MNDFRARAYRTEDAAAVADLLNAVAKAGGGHLELPAAAIENVVRAQVKDLARDTRVITDAQGRLLAAALVRLPPEGGFRVSLTGGVHPDRRGLGMGRELLAWQLDRAAERHGEAAPDAEWLAEVDAGVPDAAAIRLYERLGFARERFFLEMAAPTSSPPVAPPVDGLRIVPYAPDRERELHAVHSAAFRATWGHQERSFESWAAVTVRSQTFLPEVARLALAGDEVVGYVLPYADAPQALYIGEVGTATSWRRRGVAGALLTDVLDAAGRSGYAEAALETDADSSTGASSVYEKAGFVVKHRVVVYRKPL; from the coding sequence ATGAATGACTTCCGTGCCCGCGCTTACCGCACCGAGGACGCAGCGGCGGTCGCTGATCTGCTCAACGCTGTTGCCAAGGCCGGCGGCGGGCATCTGGAGCTCCCCGCCGCCGCGATCGAGAACGTGGTGAGGGCTCAGGTCAAGGATCTGGCAAGGGACACACGGGTGATCACCGATGCGCAGGGGCGGCTGCTCGCCGCCGCGTTGGTGCGCCTGCCGCCCGAGGGCGGGTTCCGGGTCAGCCTGACCGGCGGCGTGCATCCCGACCGGCGAGGTCTGGGGATGGGGCGGGAGTTGCTGGCCTGGCAGCTCGACCGGGCAGCTGAACGACACGGCGAGGCCGCGCCGGATGCGGAGTGGCTGGCCGAGGTCGACGCCGGCGTCCCCGACGCGGCAGCGATCCGGCTGTACGAGCGGCTGGGGTTCGCCCGCGAGCGGTTCTTCCTGGAGATGGCCGCGCCCACCTCTTCGCCGCCCGTCGCACCACCTGTCGATGGCCTGCGGATCGTTCCGTACGCTCCGGACCGGGAGCGCGAGCTGCACGCCGTTCACAGCGCGGCGTTCCGCGCCACCTGGGGCCACCAGGAGCGTTCCTTCGAATCCTGGGCCGCGGTCACCGTGCGGTCGCAGACCTTCCTCCCCGAGGTGGCCCGATTGGCGCTCGCCGGTGACGAGGTCGTCGGCTACGTGCTGCCGTACGCCGACGCACCCCAGGCGCTCTACATCGGCGAGGTCGGCACCGCCACCTCCTGGCGCCGCCGGGGCGTGGCGGGTGCGCTGCTCACCGACGTGCTGGATGCGGCCGGCCGATCCGGTTACGCCGAAGCCGCACTCGAGACCGACGCTGACAGCAGCACGGGCGCATCCAGCGTCTACGAGAAGGCCGGCTTCGTCGTCAAGCACCGCGTCGTCGTCTACCGCAAGCCCCTCTGA
- a CDS encoding GAF domain-containing SpoIIE family protein phosphatase: protein MTTSNEAPDRSTGDRHRGSEDRGDLRRLFGESIAAFASLAGPAHVLESANSAFFDAIGGDARRRTGIAIADLVPELTEQGLIALLDSVYRTGRAHTERDARILLGPAGDVRERYFDFTYEPRRDSGGNVTGVTVVGVDLTQVKHAQRLAAEHRALLEQIARDAPVHQVLDGMARAIEELSPGVLVSVLLADTDGRHLRHGAAPSLPAFYNDAIDGIATGEGVGSCGTAAHRREPVIVTDIATHPYWDDFRDLAAKASLAACWSTPIMARDGELLGTFAMYHRSPRAPQEADLALSAVFAGTAALAVERHRAEVARSAAEASEKAARDGLAFLLDAGTAVSQDLDFTQSLQRLARLCVPALAPLCAIDVVHEGRLRRIATAGVDATGEQLLASHSTVYDDADDVVARVLASGTTEVARRAPTGPGPWSDLAVTGYLCVPLLDRGRPFGTLTLLTNGRNPIDGHTVALAEELTRRASLAARNARQYTARVQLSRDLQAGLLLPDPPDVPGARIVTHYRPAGEGLEVGGDFYDVFPIADGRWAFLIGDVCGRGALAATTTALVRHTARAVARLVPDPPAVVSAVNTALLERPRSHGTGFVTLVYGELRRAGDGLAVSFVRAGHVAPLHLAVDAQVDEVQVDGMLLGVDAGVRFKAAHLRLQPGESLVLVTDGITEARSEYGVLFGEQRLAEAVAAARPGAGADAVLDSLVSAVRAFTDTAAEDDDQAVLVITAE, encoded by the coding sequence ATGACCACGAGCAACGAGGCGCCCGACCGGTCAACCGGCGACCGCCATCGGGGCTCCGAAGACCGGGGAGACCTCCGAAGGCTGTTCGGCGAGTCGATCGCCGCGTTCGCCTCCCTCGCCGGTCCGGCCCACGTCCTGGAGAGCGCGAACTCCGCCTTCTTCGACGCGATCGGAGGCGACGCGCGCAGGCGTACCGGCATCGCCATCGCCGACCTGGTGCCGGAACTCACCGAGCAGGGCCTGATCGCCCTGCTCGACTCCGTCTACCGCACCGGCAGAGCCCACACCGAGCGCGACGCCCGCATCCTCCTGGGGCCCGCGGGAGACGTCCGGGAACGGTACTTCGACTTCACCTACGAGCCGCGCCGCGACAGCGGCGGCAACGTCACCGGAGTCACCGTCGTGGGCGTGGACCTCACCCAGGTCAAGCACGCGCAGAGGCTGGCCGCCGAGCACCGTGCTCTCCTGGAGCAGATCGCCCGGGACGCCCCCGTGCACCAGGTCCTGGACGGTATGGCCCGGGCGATCGAGGAGCTGTCCCCCGGGGTCCTGGTCTCCGTCCTGCTGGCGGACACGGACGGACGCCATCTTCGGCACGGCGCGGCGCCCAGCCTGCCGGCGTTCTACAACGACGCCATCGACGGGATCGCCACCGGTGAGGGTGTCGGATCGTGCGGAACGGCCGCACACCGGCGGGAGCCGGTCATCGTGACCGACATCGCCACCCACCCGTACTGGGACGACTTCCGGGACCTGGCCGCCAAGGCCTCCCTCGCGGCCTGCTGGTCGACCCCGATCATGGCGCGCGACGGCGAGCTGCTCGGCACCTTCGCCATGTACCACCGCTCGCCGCGCGCCCCGCAGGAGGCGGACCTCGCGCTCAGCGCCGTGTTCGCCGGCACCGCCGCCCTGGCGGTGGAGCGCCATCGCGCCGAGGTGGCCCGCTCGGCGGCGGAGGCCAGTGAGAAGGCGGCCCGCGACGGCCTCGCGTTCCTGCTCGACGCCGGCACCGCCGTCTCCCAGGACCTCGACTTCACCCAGAGCCTCCAGCGGCTGGCACGCCTGTGCGTACCAGCTCTCGCCCCGCTCTGCGCGATCGACGTCGTCCACGAGGGACGCCTGCGGCGGATCGCCACCGCGGGCGTCGATGCCACCGGTGAACAGCTCCTCGCCTCGCACAGCACGGTGTACGACGACGCCGACGACGTCGTGGCCCGGGTGCTGGCCTCGGGCACCACCGAGGTCGCCCGGCGCGCCCCGACCGGCCCCGGGCCGTGGAGCGATCTCGCGGTCACCGGCTACCTGTGCGTCCCGCTCCTGGACCGCGGACGCCCCTTCGGCACCCTCACCCTCCTGACGAACGGCCGCAATCCCATCGACGGGCACACGGTCGCCCTCGCCGAGGAGCTCACCCGCCGCGCCTCCCTGGCGGCCCGCAACGCCCGCCAGTACACCGCCCGCGTGCAGCTGTCGCGCGACCTCCAGGCCGGACTCCTGCTCCCGGACCCGCCGGACGTACCGGGCGCCCGGATCGTCACCCACTACCGTCCCGCCGGTGAGGGCCTCGAAGTGGGTGGCGACTTCTACGACGTCTTCCCGATCGCCGACGGCCGGTGGGCCTTCCTGATCGGCGACGTCTGTGGACGCGGGGCGCTGGCGGCCACCACGACGGCCCTGGTTCGCCACACCGCCCGTGCGGTCGCCCGCCTCGTCCCGGACCCACCGGCCGTGGTGTCGGCGGTGAACACCGCCCTCCTGGAGCGTCCCCGCAGCCACGGCACCGGCTTCGTCACCCTGGTCTACGGCGAACTGCGGCGCGCCGGTGACGGCCTCGCGGTCAGCTTCGTCCGGGCCGGCCACGTCGCGCCCCTTCATCTGGCCGTCGACGCCCAGGTCGACGAGGTCCAGGTCGACGGGATGCTCCTCGGAGTCGACGCCGGCGTCCGGTTCAAGGCCGCGCACCTGCGCCTCCAGCCGGGCGAGAGCCTCGTGCTGGTCACCGACGGGATCACCGAGGCCCGCTCCGAGTACGGGGTGCTCTTCGGTGAGCAACGCCTCGCCGAAGCAGTCGCCGCTGCCCGCCCCGGTGCCGGAGCCGACGCCGTCCTGGACAGCCTGGTCTCGGCGGTCCGGGCCTTCACCGACACCGCGGCCGAGGACGACGACCAGGCCGTCCTCGTCATCACCGCCGAGTGA
- a CDS encoding transglycosylase domain-containing protein, with protein MVSRPPSRAPRPLVLLSSGIRLIAASGVAGVLLAGIALPFVGGVGLGAKASVDSFNSLPSDFTTPPLSQSSTIYDANNSVIATVYDRDRTVVPSDQIAPLMKSALVDIEDNRFYQHGAIDPKGLLRALDSNASGGGTQGASTLTQQYVKNVFVDEAGDNAAAVQQAQRQTLARKIQEMKYAIKVEQTLTKDQILTNYLNITFFGEGAYGVQAAAQRYFSTDAKSLTLPQAALLAGIEQSPTDYDPIAHPTNAKTRRDTVLKKMAQYGTITKAAADQAIATPIQLRVTAPQQGCITAKAGEGFFCDYVKKIMLSDPAFGASDAARQALWDRGGLQIRTTIDPKAQNAVNTSMADNTRASDQPVAVMSVVQPGTGKILAMGQSRPYGLGSDQTTINLNVSKAMGGGQGFPTGSTFKAIVAAAAMENGLGDDTNLDVPYSEPWPTMTDCQGNVDKAHGQTVHNDSTSEAGTIGMPQALAESINTYFAELEGRTGLCTVDQMANKLGITQQSGGLPLQVVPAMTLGTNSLTPLQMAGVYATFAAHGTFCTPIAISSVTGPDGRNLAVPSANCSQAMSPNTADTLTAMLQGVVQDGGTASGQGLTGRPSAGKTGTTNQALQAWFIGYTPDVVGATVVADTGTQKPLQGQDFGRGPIETAFGAQVAGPVWHEAMQAIVAGTPVNAFPDIQLPTPPPQNNTSDPTDGASPSGGATPNGQAGPSGGATPTDGAAAGH; from the coding sequence ATGGTGTCGAGACCTCCCTCCCGTGCTCCCCGTCCGCTGGTACTGCTCTCCTCGGGCATCCGCCTGATCGCCGCGAGCGGGGTGGCCGGTGTCCTGCTCGCCGGTATCGCCCTTCCGTTCGTAGGCGGAGTGGGCCTGGGCGCGAAGGCCTCGGTCGACAGCTTCAACAGTCTGCCGAGCGACTTCACGACGCCGCCGCTCTCGCAGTCCTCCACGATCTACGACGCGAACAACAGCGTGATCGCCACCGTCTACGACCGCGACCGCACGGTGGTGCCCAGCGACCAGATAGCCCCGCTGATGAAATCGGCGCTGGTCGACATCGAGGACAACCGGTTCTACCAGCACGGCGCCATCGACCCGAAGGGCCTGCTGCGGGCGCTGGACAGCAACGCGAGCGGCGGTGGCACCCAGGGCGCGTCCACGCTGACCCAGCAGTACGTCAAGAACGTCTTCGTCGACGAGGCCGGCGACAACGCGGCGGCCGTGCAGCAGGCGCAGCGCCAGACCCTGGCGCGCAAGATCCAGGAGATGAAGTACGCGATCAAGGTCGAGCAGACCTTGACCAAGGACCAGATCCTGACCAACTACCTCAACATCACCTTCTTCGGCGAGGGCGCCTACGGAGTCCAGGCGGCCGCTCAGCGCTACTTCAGCACCGACGCGAAGAGCCTGACGCTCCCGCAGGCCGCCCTGCTGGCCGGCATCGAGCAGTCGCCCACCGACTACGACCCGATCGCGCACCCGACCAACGCCAAGACGCGGCGCGACACGGTGCTGAAGAAGATGGCCCAGTACGGGACCATCACCAAGGCCGCGGCCGACCAGGCGATCGCCACGCCGATCCAGCTCCGCGTCACCGCACCGCAGCAGGGGTGCATCACCGCCAAGGCGGGCGAGGGCTTCTTCTGCGACTACGTGAAGAAGATCATGCTCTCCGATCCGGCGTTCGGTGCCAGCGACGCGGCGCGCCAGGCGCTGTGGGACCGGGGCGGGCTGCAGATCCGCACCACCATCGACCCGAAGGCGCAGAACGCGGTGAACACGTCGATGGCGGACAACACCAGGGCCTCCGACCAGCCGGTGGCCGTGATGAGCGTGGTGCAGCCCGGTACCGGCAAGATCCTGGCGATGGGACAGAGCCGTCCCTACGGCCTGGGCAGCGACCAGACCACCATCAACCTGAACGTCAGCAAGGCGATGGGCGGCGGCCAGGGCTTCCCCACCGGTTCGACCTTCAAGGCGATCGTGGCGGCCGCCGCGATGGAGAACGGCCTGGGCGACGACACGAACCTCGACGTGCCGTACAGCGAGCCGTGGCCCACGATGACGGACTGCCAGGGCAACGTCGACAAGGCGCACGGCCAGACGGTGCACAACGACTCCACCTCGGAGGCCGGCACCATCGGGATGCCGCAGGCACTGGCCGAATCGATCAACACCTACTTCGCCGAGCTGGAAGGCCGGACCGGCCTGTGCACGGTGGACCAGATGGCCAACAAGCTCGGCATCACCCAGCAGTCCGGCGGCCTGCCGCTCCAGGTGGTCCCCGCGATGACCCTGGGCACCAACTCCCTGACCCCGCTGCAGATGGCCGGCGTGTACGCCACCTTCGCCGCCCACGGCACCTTCTGCACACCGATCGCGATCAGCTCGGTCACCGGCCCGGACGGCCGCAACCTGGCCGTCCCCTCGGCGAACTGCTCCCAGGCCATGTCCCCCAACACCGCCGACACGCTCACCGCGATGCTGCAGGGCGTGGTGCAGGACGGCGGCACCGCCAGCGGCCAGGGTCTGACCGGCCGCCCGTCCGCCGGTAAGACCGGCACCACCAACCAGGCCTTGCAGGCCTGGTTCATCGGCTACACCCCGGACGTGGTCGGCGCCACCGTGGTCGCCGACACCGGCACCCAGAAGCCCCTGCAGGGACAGGACTTCGGCCGCGGCCCGATCGAGACCGCCTTCGGCGCCCAGGTGGCGGGTCCGGTCTGGCACGAGGCGATGCAGGCCATCGTGGCCGGCACCCCGGTCAATGCCTTCCCCGACATCCAGTTGCCCACCCCGCCCCCGCAGAACAACACCAGCGACCCGACCGACGGCGCCAGCCCCTCCGGCGGGGCCACCCCGAACGGCCAAGCCGGCCCGTCGGGCGGGGCCACCCCGACCGACGGGGCCGCCGCCGGCCATTGA
- a CDS encoding DUF6400 family protein: MAPNTTPPTDPASGLTAFDIDLTAGEMRRRAEVVAALGPDWDPVAVLREEEAAYALLYSGLDAEQQRVYAELVAAGVLPGAPGAPGEGPSRAAH; encoded by the coding sequence ATGGCTCCGAACACCACTCCACCGACCGACCCGGCCTCCGGGCTCACGGCCTTCGACATCGACCTGACCGCCGGCGAGATGCGCCGCCGGGCCGAGGTCGTGGCCGCGCTCGGGCCGGACTGGGACCCGGTGGCGGTGCTGCGTGAGGAGGAGGCGGCGTACGCGCTGCTGTACTCCGGGCTCGACGCCGAGCAGCAGCGGGTGTACGCCGAGCTCGTGGCGGCCGGCGTGCTGCCCGGGGCGCCGGGGGCGCCGGGGGAGGGGCCGAGCCGTGCTGCCCATTGA
- a CDS encoding FAD-dependent oxidoreductase has product MTGTAVVVGAGISGLATAIGLRRAGWRVSILERRTELERYGAAFALHPAAQAALDRLAVGEAVRGMAVPYRGARIRAPHGQVLASLPLERIERKAGRPELLICRPYLIDILLAELDTFDDVPLRFGEQVSDVAALVAGHDLVIGADGIRSAVRTACFGARSGPRQVGSAAWIGIADFETGVYGETWGRGRFFGMTPVEPGRTNWYASVPAATTAAQLRGYFEGWHDPIPRILADTDRAGWIRYDMRHLSPALPTFVQHGKVALVGDAAHAMTPNLGQGACTALLDAEALTRAVAERPTDLDAALRAYDRQRRRSAQRVAFASRSLHRFMSTERTRLRDTVIRLLPS; this is encoded by the coding sequence ATGACCGGAACAGCGGTTGTCGTCGGGGCGGGGATCAGCGGGCTGGCGACGGCGATCGGGCTGCGCCGCGCGGGCTGGAGGGTCTCGATCCTGGAGCGCCGCACCGAACTGGAGCGGTACGGCGCCGCGTTCGCCCTCCACCCCGCGGCGCAAGCCGCCCTGGACCGGCTCGCGGTGGGCGAGGCGGTCCGAGGCATGGCCGTGCCCTACCGGGGCGCCCGGATCCGCGCCCCGCACGGGCAGGTGCTGGCGAGCCTCCCGCTGGAGCGCATCGAGCGCAAAGCCGGCCGCCCCGAACTCCTGATCTGCCGGCCCTACCTGATCGACATCCTGCTGGCCGAGCTGGACACCTTCGACGATGTGCCCCTCCGGTTCGGCGAGCAGGTCTCGGACGTCGCGGCGCTGGTGGCCGGCCACGACCTGGTGATCGGCGCCGACGGCATCCGCAGCGCCGTGCGCACGGCCTGCTTCGGGGCGCGCAGCGGTCCACGACAGGTGGGGAGCGCCGCCTGGATCGGCATCGCGGACTTCGAGACCGGCGTGTACGGCGAGACCTGGGGCAGAGGCCGGTTCTTCGGCATGACCCCGGTGGAGCCGGGACGCACCAACTGGTACGCCAGCGTGCCCGCGGCCACCACCGCCGCCCAACTGCGCGGATACTTCGAGGGCTGGCACGACCCCATCCCACGGATCCTCGCCGATACCGATCGCGCCGGCTGGATCCGCTACGACATGCGGCACCTCTCCCCCGCCCTGCCGACCTTCGTCCAGCACGGCAAGGTCGCGCTGGTCGGCGACGCGGCGCATGCCATGACGCCCAACCTCGGGCAGGGCGCGTGCACGGCACTCCTGGACGCCGAGGCGCTGACCCGGGCCGTCGCCGAGCGACCCACCGACCTGGACGCCGCCCTGCGCGCCTACGACAGGCAGCGCCGCCGCAGCGCCCAGCGGGTCGCCTTCGCCTCCCGGAGCCTGCACCGCTTCATGTCCACCGAGCGCACCCGGCTCCGCGACACGGTGATCCGGCTGCTGCCGAGCTAG
- a CDS encoding vWA domain-containing protein, with protein sequence MSAKRIDHKVNHVSLVVDKSGSMRQHETQLVRVVDEFVKGLQEESDRLGHETRISLYAFDHEVHNLVWDMDVKHLPSLQGLYKVDNGATALIEAAVKSIDDLKNIWEGYGEHSFLQVLVTDGEENASGCSRTGKMHIRMGAGQGAAVLRTWMDRIRSAMDDLPDHWTSAILVPNSLAKRTAQEYGFPAGNIAIWDADSSKGVEEAIGTVKTAATSFLRGREKGVRGTRNLFAMGQDLSTADVKANLDALDAGKYILIPVDQQTPIRDFVTSAGHPYKTGCAFYELSKREKIQGSKQLAVAEKDPATGRTTGRVFSGPAARRLLGLPTSEATVKPGDNPSYTVFVQSTSVNRKLVPGTKLLVLL encoded by the coding sequence ATGTCCGCGAAAAGGATCGACCACAAGGTCAACCATGTCTCGCTCGTCGTCGACAAGTCCGGTTCGATGCGCCAGCACGAGACGCAACTCGTCCGCGTGGTGGATGAGTTCGTGAAAGGCCTGCAAGAGGAGTCCGACCGGCTCGGCCACGAGACCCGCATCAGCCTCTACGCCTTCGACCACGAAGTGCACAATCTTGTCTGGGACATGGACGTCAAGCACCTGCCGTCCCTGCAAGGCCTTTACAAGGTCGACAACGGTGCGACAGCGCTGATCGAGGCCGCCGTGAAATCCATCGACGACCTGAAGAACATCTGGGAAGGGTACGGGGAGCACTCCTTCCTCCAGGTCCTCGTCACCGACGGCGAGGAGAACGCCTCCGGCTGCTCGCGGACCGGCAAGATGCACATCCGCATGGGCGCCGGCCAGGGTGCCGCCGTCCTGCGTACGTGGATGGACCGCATTCGCAGCGCCATGGACGACCTCCCCGACCACTGGACTTCGGCGATCCTCGTCCCGAACTCCCTGGCCAAGCGCACCGCCCAGGAGTACGGCTTTCCCGCGGGCAACATAGCGATCTGGGATGCGGACTCCAGCAAGGGTGTCGAGGAGGCCATCGGCACCGTCAAGACCGCCGCGACCAGCTTCCTGCGAGGCCGCGAAAAGGGCGTGCGCGGCACCAGGAACCTCTTCGCCATGGGCCAGGACCTGAGCACCGCCGACGTCAAGGCCAACCTCGACGCCCTGGACGCCGGGAAGTACATCCTGATCCCGGTCGACCAGCAGACTCCGATCCGCGACTTCGTCACCAGCGCCGGGCACCCGTACAAGACCGGCTGCGCCTTCTACGAGCTGTCCAAGCGCGAGAAGATCCAGGGCAGCAAGCAACTCGCCGTGGCGGAGAAGGATCCGGCCACCGGCCGGACGACAGGCAGGGTGTTCTCGGGCCCGGCGGCCCGCCGGCTCCTCGGCCTGCCGACGTCGGAGGCCACGGTGAAGCCGGGCGACAACCCGTCGTACACCGTGTTCGTCCAATCGACCTCCGTCAACCGGAAGCTGGTGCCGGGCACCAAGCTGCTCGTCCTCCTCTAG
- a CDS encoding dihydrofolate reductase family protein, whose protein sequence is MAQLLRVQNFNVSSDGIGAGEDQSLERPFGHVDPGRLFSWAGATASWPMRTDPGGSRGLDDYLTRDYARNIGAEIMGRNKFGPQRGPWQDHEWQGWWGDEPPFHTPVFVLTHHKRPSFTLSDTTFHFVDGDPATVLEQAREAARGKDVRLGGGAGTIRQFLDADLVDTMHVAVSPVKLGSGVRLWESPDELLDRFHLEVVPSPSGVTHHLFWRK, encoded by the coding sequence GTGGCTCAGCTGTTGAGGGTCCAGAACTTCAACGTCTCGAGTGATGGGATCGGTGCCGGGGAGGATCAGAGCCTTGAGCGGCCGTTCGGCCATGTCGATCCCGGGAGGCTGTTCTCCTGGGCCGGCGCGACGGCGAGCTGGCCCATGCGCACGGACCCCGGGGGGAGCCGGGGCCTGGACGACTACCTCACGCGGGACTACGCGCGCAACATCGGCGCCGAGATCATGGGCCGCAACAAGTTCGGTCCCCAGCGCGGGCCCTGGCAGGACCATGAGTGGCAGGGCTGGTGGGGCGACGAGCCCCCGTTCCACACGCCGGTGTTCGTCCTGACCCACCACAAGCGCCCTTCCTTCACGCTGTCCGACACCACGTTCCACTTCGTCGACGGGGACCCCGCCACGGTCCTGGAGCAGGCCCGGGAGGCGGCGCGGGGCAAGGACGTCCGGCTCGGCGGCGGGGCCGGCACCATCCGGCAGTTCCTCGACGCCGACCTCGTCGACACCATGCACGTGGCGGTCTCGCCGGTGAAGCTCGGGTCCGGAGTGCGACTCTGGGAGTCCCCCGACGAGCTGCTCGACCGGTTCCACCTGGAGGTCGTTCCCAGCCCGAGCGGGGTGACGCACCACCTGTTCTGGCGGAAGTGA
- a CDS encoding CAP domain-containing protein: MPGAKPLLAAVALAATATTVVVGGRVLSPGPQDGTPLSAPEPQSGAGAPATTASGSPSATAGTTAAATAPTTGPARLPGAGASTVAVSSPVAVPSSKGAAPLSPPPAAASPAPAGAGSTPLPAASSTAPAGTAPAPAPAPTPSSTTGAVPVPAPSSTPAAGADPALDAAAAQVLAVLNQARAAQGLAPLQMLAGLQTSADAHNHTMAGGCGLEHQCPGEPAFGARENAAGVQWTAAGENIGEGGPVADTTAAIAGMAVGLTNSMLAEQAPNDGHRRNILDPSFHHVGVELWRDSSGTVWMTQDFAD, translated from the coding sequence GTGCCCGGTGCCAAGCCGCTGCTGGCCGCGGTCGCGTTGGCGGCGACGGCGACCACCGTGGTGGTGGGGGGCAGGGTCCTGTCGCCGGGCCCGCAGGACGGGACGCCGCTCTCGGCTCCGGAACCGCAGTCGGGGGCGGGCGCCCCGGCCACCACCGCGTCCGGTTCCCCGAGCGCGACCGCCGGCACCACGGCGGCGGCGACCGCGCCGACCACGGGGCCGGCTCGGCTGCCCGGCGCGGGCGCGAGCACGGTGGCGGTGAGCTCTCCGGTCGCCGTGCCGTCGTCGAAGGGGGCCGCACCGCTCAGCCCGCCGCCCGCCGCTGCCTCCCCGGCGCCGGCCGGCGCCGGCAGCACCCCGCTGCCCGCCGCGAGCTCCACCGCCCCTGCCGGCACCGCCCCCGCGCCCGCCCCGGCCCCTACCCCGAGCTCGACCACCGGCGCCGTGCCCGTCCCCGCGCCGAGTTCCACTCCCGCCGCCGGTGCGGACCCCGCGCTGGACGCGGCGGCTGCCCAGGTGCTGGCCGTCCTCAACCAGGCCCGCGCCGCCCAGGGCCTGGCACCGCTGCAGATGCTCGCAGGCCTGCAGACCAGTGCGGACGCCCACAACCACACCATGGCGGGTGGCTGCGGTCTGGAGCACCAGTGCCCGGGTGAGCCCGCCTTCGGCGCGCGCGAGAACGCCGCGGGCGTGCAGTGGACGGCGGCGGGGGAGAACATCGGCGAGGGCGGTCCGGTCGCCGACACCACGGCCGCGATAGCCGGCATGGCCGTCGGGCTGACCAACAGCATGCTGGCCGAGCAGGCGCCGAACGACGGCCATCGCCGCAACATCCTCGACCCGTCGTTCCACCACGTCGGTGTCGAGCTGTGGCGCGACTCCTCGGGAACGGTGTGGATGACCCAGGACTTCGCCGACTGA
- a CDS encoding STAS domain-containing protein yields the protein MFNAQVGRVAPGVVVLAMEGELDYHSAVQVDEALVAVKGGGPVSALVVDCSALDYCDSTGVSALLRCYAAVQEVGGSFCIAEVPEALARVFEITGLNTVFTCHDTVAAALKDLAPNAGDRPDEGGAVVLLGPADEEQG from the coding sequence GTGTTCAACGCGCAGGTGGGCAGGGTTGCGCCGGGTGTCGTCGTGCTGGCGATGGAGGGCGAGTTGGACTACCACAGTGCCGTGCAGGTCGACGAGGCCCTGGTCGCGGTGAAGGGGGGCGGCCCGGTCAGCGCGCTCGTCGTCGACTGCAGCGCGCTGGACTACTGTGACTCCACCGGCGTCTCGGCCCTGCTCCGCTGCTATGCGGCCGTCCAGGAGGTCGGTGGATCGTTCTGCATCGCGGAGGTCCCCGAAGCCCTGGCCCGGGTGTTCGAGATCACCGGCCTGAACACGGTCTTCACCTGCCACGACACCGTCGCCGCCGCACTGAAGGACCTCGCCCCGAACGCCGGGGACAGGCCGGACGAGGGCGGCGCCGTTGTGCTGCTCGGCCCTGCCGACGAGGAGCAGGGCTGA